In a single window of the Bubalus kerabau isolate K-KA32 ecotype Philippines breed swamp buffalo chromosome 18, PCC_UOA_SB_1v2, whole genome shotgun sequence genome:
- the LOC129633062 gene encoding transcription initiation factor TFIID subunit 11-like, whose product MDKVRAWLPDQGPNLGVSREAPGVPLGPEPSNPGRILPRDPTQKAREASDQEGGEPVRQDCPQPRAGEEADASSRPPVAKRWKVDTEGKRGRQREVDEEEAQKMRTLVAAMSEEQLNRYEVFRRSAFPKSTIKCLIQAVAGTPVSQNVVIAMSGMAKVLVGEVVEEALDVCEKWGEKPPLQPKHLREAVRRLREKGQMPSTKHKILFF is encoded by the coding sequence ATGGACAAGGTCAGGGCATGGCTCCCGGACCAAGGTCCGAACTTGGGTGTGTCGCGGGAGGCACCAGGCGTGCCATTGGGACCGGAACCCAGCAACCCAGGCCGAATCTTGCCGCGGGACCCAACCCAGAAAGCCAGGGAAGCCTCTGACCAGGAAGGCGGTGAGCCCGTGCGTCAGGACTGCCCACAGCCAAGGGCGGGTGAAGAGGCGGACGCCTCCTCACGTCCCCCTGTGGCCAAGAGATGGAAAGTGGACACCGAGGGCAAGAGAGGCAGGCAACGGGAAGTGGATGAAGAGGAGGCCCAGAAGATGAGAACCCTCGTGGCTGCTATGAGCGAGGAGCAGCTGAACCGTTACGAAGTGTTTCGCCGCTCAGCCTTCCCCAAATCCACCATCAAATGTCTGATCCAGGCCGTGGCCGGCACGCCGGTATCCCAGAACGTGGTCATTGCCATGTCTGGAATGGCCAAGGTCTTAGTCGGGGAGGTGGTAGAAGAGGCCTTAGACGTGTGTGAGAAGTGGGGTGAGAAGCCCCCACTCCAGCCCAAGCATCTGAGGGAGGCCGTTCGCAGGCTACGCGAAAAGGGGCAGATGCCCAGCACTAAGCACAAGATCCTCTTCTTCTAG